Sequence from the Alkalibacter saccharofermentans DSM 14828 genome:
GGTTGTCTCTCCATATAACTCCATGGCTTGTGCATATGTAGTCTAGAGGAAGGTTCATGGCAACTACCTCTTTTATCTTGTTAATGACCAGCTTGTTGAAAGGGGTCAAGATATTTGCATAATATTTGAAAGCCTCACTGTAAAGCTCATCCTGATCCACCAAGTCGTTAAATAACATCTCCGATGCATAATGCTGTCCGAAAGCATCGGTGCTGAAAAGAATATTGTCTCCCGACATATAAGTAAACATCGTGTCCGGCCAATGCAGCATCCTTGCCTCTACAAACGCTAGAGTCGAAGATCCAATATCTAAGGTGTCACCTGTCTTTACCGGCACGAAATTCCAATCTTTGTGATAATGCCCCTTAAGAGACTTTACACCGTTTGCCGTGCAATATATTGGGGTATCCGGTATTTCATTCATAAGTGCGACCAAGCTCCCGCTATGATCGATTTCTCCGTGATTTATTACTATGTAGTCAATATCCTTTAAATCTATTTCCTTTTTTAGATTAGATACGAACTCCTTGTCGTATGGCTCCCAAGCAGTATCGATTAAAACAGTTTTTTCATCTCTTATCAAATACGAATTATAGGATGTGCCCTTGTGGGTCGATAGCTCATCCCCGTGAAAGCTTCTAAGCTCCCAGTCTATTTTGCCAACCCACGTTACCTTGTCGGTTATTTTTTTGCTCATTGTGAACCTCCTGTGATTTATTCAACTATTCAATACTAATTTATACCCTGCCTGAAGACTTTAAACACTACAACCTTGAGTATACAAAGAAAAACAAGATATCAAATCTTTATAAATCCATTTGCAATGATTACCTCTGCCTTGTCCGGTGGCAGCGGCCTGCTGAAGTAATACCCCTGGAGCGTGTCGCATTTGTTTTCCTTTAAGAATTCCACCTGCTCTTTCGTCTCCACTCCTTCCGCAACTACCTCAAGCTCCAGGCTGTGGGCAAGTTGTATTACGCTTTCGTAGAGGCTTTTTTCCTTGTCGCTTTTATGGATGTTCATTAAAAACGAACTGTCTATTTTAAGCACATCGATAGGAAGGTTCTGAAGGTGGTTAAGTGACGAATATCCCGTGCCAAAGTCATCAAGCGCAATGGTTATGCCATTTTTCTTCATAATATCCAAAGCCTTTAGAACGTTTTTTTCATTGGTGAGTATTGCAGTTTCAGTTATCTCAAACTCCACATCTACATTTT
This genomic interval carries:
- a CDS encoding anaerobic nitric oxide reductase flavorubredoxin, whose amino-acid sequence is MSKKITDKVTWVGKIDWELRSFHGDELSTHKGTSYNSYLIRDEKTVLIDTAWEPYDKEFVSNLKKEIDLKDIDYIVINHGEIDHSGSLVALMNEIPDTPIYCTANGVKSLKGHYHKDWNFVPVKTGDTLDIGSSTLAFVEARMLHWPDTMFTYMSGDNILFSTDAFGQHYASEMLFNDLVDQDELYSEAFKYYANILTPFNKLVINKIKEVVAMNLPLDYICTSHGVIWRDNPAQIIEKYIEWANDYKEDQITILYDTMWDGTRRMSEAIAKGLIEGDKDVRVKQFNLSKSDKNDVLSEAFKSKAILVGSPTVNKGITYATAGILEMLKGLGMKNKKAGAFGTYGWSGESVKIIEDWLHEAGFEIPLESVKAMWNPDEAAIEAAENFGKLFAAECLD